From the Eschrichtius robustus isolate mEscRob2 chromosome 3, mEscRob2.pri, whole genome shotgun sequence genome, the window GCAACCAGCAGCTGCGCAGGAAGCAGAGGTTGCTGGCCGGAAGCCAGCAGAGGCCGCTATTTGGCTAACGCGTGCCCTTgtctttttaaattgaggtgaagTTCACATAACATCAAATCAAGCATTTAATAGTGAACAATTCCGTGATACTTAGCACACTCCCtatgttgtgcaaacatcacctcTACCCACTTGCAATACATTTCGCCCGAAAGGAGACCCCgtgcccattagcagtcactccccgtcTCCCCTCTCCAGCTCTGCAAACTGCCAATCTGCTTTCTATCttcatggatttgcctattcagcACATTTCACACAAAATTAATCATACGCTACGTGACCTTTTGAgtctgctttttttcacttagtatagtgtttttgagattcatctgtgttgtgaCACTTATCAGAATTTCctgcctttttatggctgggtgacgttccattgcatggatacaCCAGTTTGTGTACTGCTCCTCCGTCGACGGACAGCTGTGCTGGTTCCGCATTTGACTGTTGTGAGCTGTGCCGCTGTGAACACACGTGTACGTGTATTTGTTTGAATGTGTGTTTTCTGACACATGCCTTTTAAAAGTGGACTTCATTGCCGACATTTTAAAGATCAGGAGATTTACATAAGAATCTAAATTCTCTTGGAAAACCAGCCTTTTCCCAGGCTGCATGGTCAGTGGGGACGCCTAGAGGCCATCCCCAGGGGCAGACCAGGGGGCTCAGGCTGGACCTGCCTTCTTGGCCCCCGGCTTAGCCAGCCAGCTGTTCTGAAGGACGAGGAAAGTGAATGAAATCCGGTTCTTGATCCCTGAGGAAAGACTCACAGATATCTGTAAAGTGGCCGCAGTTTCCAGTTTCCACCCAAATGCCAGCAGCTTGCCGGCAAGACCAAAGGCAGCCTGCCGCCGCCCCGTGAGGAGGCCGTACTGGCTGGGTGCAGGGGCGTCTCTGCTATGTTGGGCCAGAGAGACGCCGGCTGCCAGGGGCTGGCCTCATCCTGGGGACCCACCAGTGTGTTGTCTGGGCAGAATCACCTCCACGGTGGCCTGCGACATGGACCTGGCCAAGTACCCCATGGACGAGCAGGAGTGCATGCTGCACCTGGAGAGCTGTGAGTGCGGGCTGGCGCGGGGGCAGGGAGGCATGGGGGAGTGCAGaaacagaaggaagagaaggggccGGAAGGTCCGAGCAGCCTGGCCCTTCTGCTGCGGGTCAGCACCCTGCCCAGGACAGCCAGCCCTGGAGCCCAGACAAGACATGTGCCTGTGTCACTGGGCCAGCATGGCGGCCCCTGCGGGTCACCCTGGCAAGGGTGACCTGCCCTTTGGCCAGCTCATCTGGCCTTGCCCACCTTTCCGAGGTGCCAGGCGTGGTCCCAGGCCTCCTTGCTCCCTGCCTCTGTGTATCGGACTCCCAGCACAGGCAGGGCAGTCCTGCgggggctgccaggggctggggagggggcgccAGGCTCTGCGGCCCATGTGGGCTATCCTGCAGACGGCTACTCGTCCGAGGACATCGTCTACTACTGGTCCGAAAACCAGGGGCAGATCCACGGGCTGGACAGGCTGCAGCTGGCCCAGTTCACCATCACCAGCTACCGCTTCACCACGGAGCTGATGAACTTCAAATCGGGTAACGCGACCTCTCGTGGCCTCTTCCTTGTGAGCCCCGCTGGTGGTTTTCTAGTGCTTTCCACAGAGCCACTAGCTGGCCCTGAGGGCCCCCGGAGGATACAACTGGAAAACCGCTGGTCGGCGCAGGCTGTGCCTGGCCGAGCCGCTCGGGACGAGCCCTAGTGCGGGCCCGGATCAGGTTTCCTCTGCCTTACTCCTCGCTTCTTCGTTGCTTCCCGGGGTTTGAGGGGTGCCGGGGGGCTCCAAGGCCAAGCCTGTGTTGTCTCCTGGCCCCTCCCGCCCCTGCTGCCCGGTTGTCGGAGCCAGCGAGCCCAGGCCGGCTCTCTCCTCGAGCTTGGCGGTGCACAAGCAGGGCAGGAGAGGGGTGCACCGCGCTCTGGGAGGGGCCCACTGGGCCAGCAGCAAGGCCGGcatctttctcctctccctcctctggtgGCCCTGCCGCAGGGCCGGCCCCTCTCCTGACCCATCAGgctgtggggggaggtggggacaaGGGTCTTCCTCTCTTTGGAGGCTGGCAGTGGCCCCAGTTCCCGCTCAGCGCCCCTCTCCCCGAGCACTGCCCTGGGTGGTGGGCCTGGTGCTAACGGGGGTCTCCGGCAGCCGGCCAGTTCCCCCGGCTCAGCCTGCACGTCCACCTCCGGAGGAACCGGGGCGTCTACATCATCCAGTCCTACATGCCCTCCATCCTCCTGGTCGCCATGTCCTGGGTCTCCTTCTGGATTAGCCAGGCAGCAGTGCCCGCCAGGGTGTCTCTAGGTACGGGGCCCTGGCCTCTCCCGCGAGGGAGCTGGTGGAAGGAGGGAGCCTGGGAGCAGGGCCCTAACCCCGTTTGTCCTGAGCACAGGCCTTGCCTTGCAGTCCCTCGGGCCACTGTCCTGGGGCAGTGGCCAGCCAGGCCGGGCCTGGTGAGAGGAGCCTGACCTGCACTCAGGTTGGGGTGGGGTTCCAGCGATGGCACCACCTGTTCCCACCAGGCATCACCACAGTGCTGACCATGACCACACTGATGGTCAGTGCCCGCTCCTCCCTCCCACGGGCATCGGCCATCAAGGCGCTGGACGTGTACTTCTGGATCTGCTACGTCTTTGTGTTTGCCGCCCTGGTGGAGTATGCCTTCGCCCACTTCAACGCTGACTACCGGAAGAAGCAAAAGGCCAAGGTCAAGGTCAAGGAGCAGAGGGCCGAGGTGAGGCTGGGAGTGGGTGGGGCGGGGCGAGGGGCCTCTCATGGTCAGGACGAAGGACAGCGCCCTCACCCAGCACCAGGAAGGGTCAGCATTGCCGGCGGGGCAGGGGGCACTTTTTCCTGTGCTCAACCTGGGACCCTCTGCCGCCTGCTCTGAGGATAGAGCCgctggcctgggctgggggtcCTGCCCCTCGCTCTCCAGCCActcagcccacccctccccctccccatgcagATGGACGTGAAGAATGCCATCGTGCTCTTCTCCCTTTCGGCCGCGGGCGTCACCCAGGAGCTGGCCGTGTCCCGCCGGCAGTGCCGCGTGCCCGGGAACCTCATGGGTTCCTATAGGTCGGTGGAGGTGGAGACAGAGGAGACAAAGAAGCAGGGGGCCCAGGGGGGCCTCCGTGCGCTTTTCAAGCCCATCGACGCGGACACCATTGACATCTACGCCCGTGCCGTGTTCCCGGCGGCCTTCGCCGCTGTCAACGTCATCTACTGGGCCGCGTACACCATGTGAGGCCGGCTTCGCAGGTCCCATGCCCGGGACCTCCTGGGGGAAGGACCCCCAGGGGCTCTGCGTGTTTCACAGGGGGGGAGGACCACGGGCCACATAAAAGGAGAGGAAGGCCTCAGCCTCGCTCAGCACCCCCAAGCTCTGTCCCCACCCTCACCCGGACCCCTGGTCTGCAGAAGACGGCCCAGCATCTCCTCTCCTGCAGCCCAGCCTCCTGACCCGGGAGCCAGGCAGGCACCGGGCCCCGGGGAGCTTTGCGTCTGACTCGGAAAAGGATCCTGAATCTGGGACTTCGCTCTGTGGGTTTGGACCAGGGATGGCGAGGAGGCTGGGCGTGGGAGGTGCTCATCTTCTCGGTGAGAAAGTGGGAAGGCCTTTGGTCCCAGCATGAAATAAAACGGAGCCTTTGGCCGCTGCTTAAATTCACTGtgacctcctctgctggagcctGGAAGGCTCTCCTCCCACTAGCTCAACGGGCTCAGGACAGAGGGACCTGGGGACCGAGACTTGAGGacagaggggctggggggaggcgcGGGGGCTGGAAGAGTCACTCACCCCCAGTCCCTTGGGTGCACGGCCGGGGGTGCCATCACAGTGCCTTCTGTACGTGGTGATGGGAGAACAGAGACCACCAAGTCCCCATGAacaccccagccccctcccacgtCTGCTGCCACCACGGACTCGGGGTGACAGGGTCGCAGCTCTCAGCAAGGGGCCCGGGTCACCCCTGCACCAGAGCAGGGCAGGTCCTCACAGTCAGAGGGGACAGAGGCAACTAGAGGGGCAACTGTGCAGCCGAGCTGTCTGCCGCAGGGTCGGGAATGCCAGGCCCAGTGCCCTGCTGTGATCAGGTGGCAGCCAGGCCACGACCCTGCTGGCCCTGAGGTGCCCCCGCAAACCACCTCGAGGGGCGCGTGATGGTGACTTTGTGGGAATCAGAGAGTGTGCCCTGCTGGGCCCCCTGCCCAGGGTGCGCCCTGTCCCCAGGCCACGGGAGCAGGCGCTGGGGACGCTCACCCACTGCAGGGCTTAGCTGGCAGAGTGACCCCTGAGGCCAGGTGGTCCAGCGGCCCCCCCACGGGAGCAGCCGTGTCCGAGGCCTGCATCCCGCCCAGGGCTCACACCTCGAGCTCGAAGGCCGCTTACCTCCTGAGGACGCCTCCTTGCATCAGGCTGCCCCTTGGGCCGCTGCTCTAAAGGACTAGGGCTGCAGGACCGAGCAGGGAGCGGAGCCTCCGGGCCCCGGAGTGACTGACGTGGGAGCAGCAGAAAGCGGGTGGCCGAGATGCAGCAGAGCCTGGATCTGGGTCGGCCAGGGCCCCAGGCCATGCCTGGCCAGCTCTGACAACGAGGACAGTGAGCCTCTTTCTCCCCTTCCCAGATGGGCGCCCTCTGGCCTGTGTGTCTCCAGCAGTGTCACTGCTCCCTCCTCCTGGAACATGGAGAGTGGCCCGGGGATGGGACGTCCAGGCCCTGGTGGCGTCCTGAAGCTACCGGGCTGGGCCCGAGACTGCCCACAGCACCCCCGCCCCTGGCACCCAGGTTCCGGCCCTAAGGCCTGCCTTCCACCGGGGCCTCTGGCGGATGCGCGGGTGGGTTCAAGGTTCCCGGAACCGCTGTGCTCACCTGGGTCCAGAAGCCAGCGAGCCGACCCTCCTCTGCTGCCAGGACCCTGCCCACCCCAGCGCCCGCCTCTCCCCGCCTTCTTCACGGCTCCCAGGCTGCCCTCCTTCTGCTGCACGTACCCACAGGGAGCTATTTAAAGCTGGGCTTTGTGACTGCCTTGGGCACCCACGCAGCGAGGCCCGCCCGGGCAGGAGCCTTCGCTTGATTCTGCAACGGGCAGTCACTCCCTCTAGCCTGCAGGCTGCTATTTCTGCCCACATGTTTACAGGGCCAGGAAGAGGGACGGGAAGGGCCGATGCTCTTTAAGCGCGAGCTCTATTCCGGTGCTGATGACACGAGCAGATTGAAGGCCAGGGAGGATGAAGGTTTGCAGCTGAGAGGAGCTGGCTTGGGCAGGGGTGGCAGCGCTTCCTGAGCCGGGGCACCTGGGCCAGGTGGCCGGGTGGGGAGGTGGCCTGGGCTCTGGATGCGCCTCGTTCCAGCAGGGACGGTCTTTGGGGGCTGGCAGCTTCCTTGTCTGTGGTCTCCTGTGGAGGCCGGGATGCGTGTGCTGCCACGTAGACTCCTAAATGCTTCCCTGAGCCTGGGACAGCTTCTTCCCCAAGGCTGGAGGGGACAGGGCCCCAGCTACCTTCCGTCCCCTGCAGCAGGGGACGGACCAGCactgaccctcccctcccccttcccagcgAGGCAGAAGCCTCACCGTGCGCAGCCCACACCTGGGGGTATCGTTTGGGTTCCCTCAAAAGCAGAGCTTGAGACAAGGACCTGGTAGAGGAAGtttatttggggggaaattaGTTTCCTGGGGTGACTGTAACAAAGCGCCACAGACCCtgggaggcttaaaacaacagaaattcagggaattccctggtggtccagtggttaggactctgcactttcactgctgtggcccgggtttgatccctggttggggaactaagatcccacaagccacacagcacggccaaaaaaaaaaaaagaaaaactcatgctcttacagttctggaggccaggagtccaAGATGCAGGTGTGGGCAGGCTGGGCTCCTGGAGGCTCTGACAGCAAGCCTGTCCCAGGCCtctccccagttcctggcactgcTGGCAATTCCTGGCGCCCCTCGGCTTGATGGACGCATaaccccatctctgcctctgtcatcacgtggcttctctctgtgtgtccctccTTTTCTTGTAAAGGCGCCTGTCA encodes:
- the GABRD gene encoding gamma-aminobutyric acid receptor subunit delta, translated to MDALAWLLPPLLLLCAQQHRGTRAMNDIGDYVGSNLEISWLPNLDGLIQGYARNFRPGIGGPPVNVALAIEVASIDHISEANMEYTMTVFLHQSWRDSRLSYNHTNETLGLDSRFVDKLWLPDTFIVNAKSAWFHDVTVENKLIRLQPDGVILYSIRITSTVACDMDLAKYPMDEQECMLHLESYGYSSEDIVYYWSENQGQIHGLDRLQLAQFTITSYRFTTELMNFKSAGQFPRLSLHVHLRRNRGVYIIQSYMPSILLVAMSWVSFWISQAAVPARVSLGITTVLTMTTLMVSARSSLPRASAIKALDVYFWICYVFVFAALVEYAFAHFNADYRKKQKAKVKVKEQRAEMDVKNAIVLFSLSAAGVTQELAVSRRQCRVPGNLMGSYRSVEVETEETKKQGAQGGLRALFKPIDADTIDIYARAVFPAAFAAVNVIYWAAYTM